One segment of Cyprinus carpio isolate SPL01 chromosome B20, ASM1834038v1, whole genome shotgun sequence DNA contains the following:
- the LOC122141098 gene encoding uncharacterized protein LOC122141098 isoform X1, with amino-acid sequence MDSIEKAIQAVLPQLDEAKLETLVNELVKVGVEGPDDLQFIQEDDIKHLLTPIQCRKIIHSLKGPFNPQLSPSSSEPLSVASSSTCPISSISSISAWVNSFEVPWNKVRLTLRRAVDAGERPAPDDRRHLIKVTVDAMRERSLNPTRRECVVVAKAITQKYPNSFLDKNEEGELIGCGYFSVINQLKTRVEYLNRGNSLSRLRKHKRTQRDDEDGDDDQPAVATCARIDSYGCVRWQPDDYPDGETSASLKKKKLEMIDIFSREGLKGAERGRVEDLMAITYAKQREYINAKPSPSILDVGRVAISLFTEVFIVTLHQSHQC; translated from the exons ATGGACTCCATTGAGAAGGCAATACAGGCCGTGCTACCACAGCTAGATGAAGCAAAGCTTGAAACTTTAGTCAATGAGTTGGTGAAAGTAGGTGTTGAAGGACCAGATGATCTGCAGTTTATTCAAGAAGATGACATCAAACATCTGCTCACACCCATTCAGTGCAGAAAAATTATTCATTCCTTGAAAG GTCCTTTCAATCCCCAGCTGAGCCCTTCATCGTCTGAGCCACTGTCAGTTGCCTCTTCCAGCACATGCCCCATATCATCTATAAGTTCCATCTCTGCATGGGTGAACAGTTTTGAGGTGCCATGGAACAAAGTGAGGCTGACTCTTAGAAGAGCAGTAGATGCTGGTGAGAGGCCAGCTCCGGATGACCGCAGACACTTGATAAAAGTCACTGTTGATGCGATGAGAGAGCGTTCCTTGAACCCTACTCGCAGAGAGTGTGTGGTAGTGGCTAAAGCTATAACTCAAAAATATCCAAATAGCTTTTTAGACAAAAATGAAGAAGGGGAGCTAATTGGATGTGGGTATTTCAGCGTTATAAATCAGCTCAAAACCAGAGTAGAATATTTGAATCGAGGCAACTCTCTTTCCCGTCTGAGGAAGCACAAACGCACCCAGAGAGATGATGAGGATGGTGATGATGACCAGCCAGCAGTAGCTACATGTGCAAGAATCGACAGTTATGGGTGTGTTCGTTGGCAGCCAGACGACTATCCAGATGGGGAAACATCAGCATCATTAAAGAAAAAGAAGCTTGAGATGATTGATATATTCAGCCGAGAGGGACTAAAGGGCGCTGAGAGAGGAAGGGTAGAAGACCTAATGGCAATCACTTATGCCAAACAGCGGGAATACATCAACGCAAAGCCTTCCCCAAGCATTCTGGATGTGGGTAGAGTGGCCATTTCTCTTTTCACAGAAGTTTTTATTGTCACACTTCACCAATCTCACCAATGTTGA
- the LOC122141098 gene encoding uncharacterized protein LOC122141098 isoform X2 translates to MDSIEKAIQAVLPQLDEAKLETLVNELVKVGVEGPDDLQFIQEDDIKHLLTPIQCRKIIHSLKGPFNPQLSPSSSEPLSVASSSTCPISSISSISAWVNSFEVPWNKVRLTLRRAVDAGSTNAPREMMRMVMMTSQQ, encoded by the exons ATGGACTCCATTGAGAAGGCAATACAGGCCGTGCTACCACAGCTAGATGAAGCAAAGCTTGAAACTTTAGTCAATGAGTTGGTGAAAGTAGGTGTTGAAGGACCAGATGATCTGCAGTTTATTCAAGAAGATGACATCAAACATCTGCTCACACCCATTCAGTGCAGAAAAATTATTCATTCCTTGAAAG GTCCTTTCAATCCCCAGCTGAGCCCTTCATCGTCTGAGCCACTGTCAGTTGCCTCTTCCAGCACATGCCCCATATCATCTATAAGTTCCATCTCTGCATGGGTGAACAGTTTTGAGGTGCCATGGAACAAAGTGAGGCTGACTCTTAGAAGAGCAGTAGATGCTG GAAGCACAAACGCACCCAGAGAGATGATGAGGATGGTGATGATGACCAGCCAGCAGTAG
- the LOC109091524 gene encoding cytosolic iron-sulfur assembly component 2B-like, producing the protein MSGGTRLENANPLIFQRSGDRLLTATDEDEDAADPIDDREIFDLIRSINDPEHPLSLEELNVVEQMRVNVNDEESTVSVEFTPTIPHCSMATLIGLSLKVKLLRSLPDRFKIDVHITPGTHASEDAVNKQLADKERVAAALENSQLLEVVNQCLSTRTM; encoded by the exons ATGTCAGGAGGAACTCGACTAGAAAACGCCAATCCTCTGATATTTCAGCGATCGGGGGACAGACTCCTGACCGCCactgatgaagatgaggatgcAGCTGATCCCATCGATGACAGGGAGATCTTCG ATCTGATCAGATCGATCAATGACCCTGAGCACCCACTGTCCCTCGAAGAGCTCAATGTCGTGGAACAAATGCGTGTCAAT GTGAATGATGAGGAGAGCACTGTGTCTGTGGAGTTCACTCCGACCATCCCACACTGCAGCATGGCCACACTCATTGGGCTGTCCCTCAAAGTCAAGCTCCTGCGCTCCCTTCCTGACAGATTTAAG ATTGATGTTCACATCACGCCTGGCACACATGCCTCAGAGGATGCAG TCAATAAGCAGCTTGCAGACAAAGAGAGAGTGGCAGCAGCTCTGGAGAACTCTCAGCTGCTGGAGGTGGTCAACCAGTGTCTGTCCACCAGAACCATGTGA